The segment tatacaagttcagtcataataaataaagtgaaatgacacagggaataagtattgaacacatgaaggtaacaaggtgcaaaatggcattgaaagccaggagatcacctgaaatctgtcagtattgagaaagaaaccctgccccctatcagtactaattgatatcagctgctttagtcctaattgatggcctataaaggcttctcattacctaggaggcacacaggaaagacttcatgatgggtaaaaacaaaaaactcgctgtagatcttcgtaatcttatcgttgaaaagcattttgatgggaatggttataggtgcatttccagaatgctgaatgttcctgtgagcactgtgggggccattatccggaaatggaaagagcatcagttcaccataaaccggccacgatcaggtgctccacgtaagatccctgtccgaggagtccaaagaatatTCAGGAGtgttctccaagagccaagaaccactcgggcagaacttcaggaagaccttgcatcagcaggtactgttgtttcaaagaaaactataagcaatgcactgaaccgcaatggcatccatgcacgctCACCACGCAAGAATCCATTGctaaacaaaaagcatgttgagacTCGGTTAAAattgcgaaagagcatttggagaagcctgtggattattgggagactatagtatagtcagatgaaagcaaaattgaactctttggcagtcattctacacacaatgtttggagaagaaatggcactgcccaccaccccaacagttaagtttgggggtggaagcattatggtttggggctgcttttcagcaaggggtactggcagacttcatattattgaaggcaggatgaatggagaaacgtaccgggacattctggataaaaatctgctgccatctaccagaaagctgaaaacgaaaagagggtggacatttcagcaagacaatgatcccaaaacACAAGGCCAAtgacacaatgaagtggtttcaaagaaagaaaatcaagctgcttgaatggcccactcaatcacctgacctaaatcccatagaaaatctatggagagaactgaagatcaaagttcataaaagaggcccaaggaaccttcaagatttaaagaccatttgtgtggaagaatgggccagaatcacttctgagcaatgcagacgactggtctctccatacaagaggcgCCTAGAAGCTGcaatcaccaacaaaggcttttctacaaagtattaaataaagtgtgttcaatacttattccctgtgtcaattcagtttatttattatgactgaacttgtatacttaaatgttttgatttctttgtatgaattcaatatttggcttgatggctacatctggtggaaattttgtgtcagtagcccacttagaaatccccttacagataaaaatgctgatgtgtcaaatacttaatTTCCCtgctgtgtatatatatatatatatatatatatataaaagatatAAAAGTTTGCaccaaaataaatcaatggtgtttcatgcattctgtcttatttacaatgttaaacgtgttatcttctcatgcttgacatggtcaacttgtcaaaaaaacaagttggatGTATaatgtgttgacaaaatgtttatatgctctcctacttgtaagtcgctttggataaaagtgtctggtaaatgaataaatgtaatgcagCATTTCTGTTCTCGATAAACTCCACCAGCATTCGTATAGGTTTCGTAaagttttttacaaacatgaaaaTCCGTTTCGTATCGACATTTCTTAGTCCCCAATTCTCAGCAAGGCAAAAGGAATATCCCGCCCACGCATCAGACAAGGGAGACCTGCTTACCATCATTATTGGCTGCGCTGCATCGAGATTGGCTGCCCCtatgggcctgcagctgcagtactttactcttgcgatagtgagtagggttaggtttagggttaggtttagggtttggttCAGGGTTAGTTACGTgtaattatgcataatttatagtaaatactatagtaaatacatgtaacGTGTACCAAGGGCaccgtaaaataaagtgttacccaaattTCTGAATGTAAGTTTACTTTTAGATATTAAATGAATCATTACTTAATGATTCTCTAAAGATGTAAACTTTTCAGAATGATCTTCTTTTTTTCCCCATAATATATTCTGGGGACTACTTAGGATCTTCTGGGGGTCCCTGGGGACCACAGAAAGAAAACCCCTGGTTTAAATCATAATCAACTACTGGTTTCTGTCAAAGATAATAGACAATAAGAAGAATAAGGAGTAATCCAACAAAGACTTTTAATAATACAACAGGTAATACAAGCACAGGAGAAACAGGATCACAGCCAAACATGGACACatcatagacgagacacgacaAAGACTAACTAACAGAAGATTAAGGGACAGGTGTTGTAAACAACATGGGGACACATTAACAGaagctccgcccaagccgtctaatttacgtcatttgaccTAATCATTTGGATATCGTCATTTTAGagaggaagtgcattttcaggtTTTGATTGAAGTTTATGGGGGTACATGCGTTTCAAAATGAAAACGACCCACATTGATACGCTTTTATAAACgctgtaatatttcatgaaaaaataagaattttcagttttaatttcactgggactttaatatCGAAAGTAAGCAAATTTATCAACTACATTTCATGTCTTTCTCGTCAAACAACCGGACTAACTTAAGACAACCGGACGGACAAACCACTGGGGCAGAGCCTAGACAGTTGGCATTCTTCTCTGTGCGCATACATAGGCTACTCACGCCTTGCATCAATTATATGGCGTGGTATGATGGGCCGGCTGTCATACCTTGGTCATCTtgttacttaaaaaataaataaagatataaatgATTACATCAGTATTGAATCCGTTTTCAAAACTATagttatagttatattataGCCATATGATTACACTAACCAtgttaactgtagtaaaaccatggttaactTTCGTTACGCATTGTCAATGTAGCTGACCATCATACTTACCAATGTCCTCTATAACGATTAATGATTTCAGCAAAAAGCATCTCAGTCATGATGATTCTCGATGACTTTCACTTGCGCATTGAGGCGCCACCTGCCGGGCCCCAAAACTAGGTCGTTCGGCTTCTGCAAATGCGCAAATCACTTTTGCTCCgtatatcacacacacatgtggtTGCGGTGCAAAAGAGCAGATTAAAGCAGTTGTAGTTATGCTCTTGTGTTTGTGCTAGATGTGCAAGaaaaaaagctttaatttgtgagaaaatattttacaagCGTTCAACTCTCATCGCATGAATTCACATACTCCGCGAATGCACATGTGTGTGAAGTTGTTTTGCACCATATTTACTGCAGCAATTGTAGTGCATAAGTATCATAGTTTGTGATTAAGAGAATTGGATTTGTGCACTTGTACTGAAGGATTCAAGAAAGTGTAAATTGAGGCCAACGTCTACAAATAGAAATTCAACTCGTACGGGCGCTCAGTAATTTTGCATCAAAAACACATCTATAGAGGTGCTGTTTACATTAAGTTAATTTGTATAATATGTTATTCTATCTTTGCATTGCTACCTACATTTTGATAGCAAATGGACACATCCCTGTggtattaaaatgttaaacatttagACACAAGACTGAATTTGATTAAGTGCTTTTCATTAAtgttaactgaaataaatatggTTCGTATACAGTATGGTGtaaaaattttttttcattacaatgTCTTTGGTTTACATTCTAGAGAGCAATAAAAAAAGGTTGTCATAAATTCATGCATGGAGAAGTTAACATGGTATTAATCACATAGCCTAAAAATCACactaaaaaactgtaataagaTAAAGCTGAGAAATGCACTTTTGTCAAATAACCATGCAGTTTCACTTATATAAAAAACGTTCAAATGAGACATCAAGCAGTAAGAAACTGATTTAAGTGCTGCACTTTTTTAATAGATTCATATTTCAGTCCTGTCTGtaaagatgacagaatatttcTCACATCCATGTTGGATGATACAATGAGGAGCTATTCTGCAAGGCACAAATGTTAGATTGCTGAAAACTCAGAGAATACAAACAAATGGCGAGACGGATTTAATGCAGTGTACAGAATATTGTATTCTCATTCAGCCAGAAAACTGACCTTGTCAAATATccaagttttcagtcaaaaccaaaaatatatagTGCTACATTTTCCTACCTGAAGAAAACCACATGATAATAGTTGGGTCATTTTTATAAGCGATCCTGGCTAAAGACAATATAGACTCCTATACTTAAGAGTGAAAACTATGCTTATAGAACAAAAGTGTAACAAGATAATATATGGGTGTGAAATACACTGAGGGTCAAGATTTGATTTACACTTTAGTATGGGAGGAAATACACTGCATTTCCTTTCCATCAGGTTACAAAACACAATAGTATTTTAAAGGCATCTGGAACACGGTTCGAGAAGGCCGCCTGGCAATGCTCCACACTCCAGGTAGAATGAACTCATTTACGCTGATCAGAAGACCATAAAAACACAGACTTATCTATTAAATTAGATCTCAAGTGAACTGGTCTCAAATCAGCATGAAAGAGGAAGATCTACCAGCCCCACAGTCTTTAGTGGTAGCAGATACTGccaaacaaacatgaatataACTGCTGTCTACAGCAATAGAGGATCCTTGTGCACATCACAATAATCAAATCCAAATGATGACATTGTGATCATATGGCGTAGAGTGGTCTCTCTATACAGTATCCTTGTACAGTATTGAAATCCAGCATTGTCAGATTTGACAGACAGCAACGTGGACCATAGGTCTGTGATTATATCAAGGGGTGATTGGCCAAAACCCACTATGAGTGCCGTGACATCAAGATGATAAACCGTCCTGGTCCATACTGCTTCCTAACGCTTCAATGTCATTGCTGATGTCTGAAATCATGCGGTCCCACTCGTCACCCTCAGAGGGGGCCGCTCCCTCATCGGAGCCACCCGCAGCCCCGTTACCATTGGTGGTGGAGTCTGACGCAGAGCTCGCCGTGCGTTTGTAACGGCCGAAGCTGTCGGTTATGATGCCCCGACCGTCTTTCACGCCGATGGTTTCCAAAAAGTTCTCAAAGTGCTGGCTGTCCTTCTCAGGAATGAAAGGCCTCAGTCCTAGAGAGGAGAAAGGGGTGAAGAGATTCTCTCATAAACAGACAGTGACTTGAACAAATGCGAgatttgaaatgtattaaaaaaaaaagtgaattctATCACAGGAGGGAAAGTATACATAACGGAGATTGTATAAAAAGCTGTGAAGAAAGTAAAGTGTTCATGGTTGTGTAGTAGCATGTGTTGCTCTACAAAAATGAGAAAGGAGAAGTCCAAGTCTATTTCTAAGATTCCTGATGTTTCTGTGGAACAACACTCTGTGGAGCAGAATGTAGagatagaaaaataaaatagaaaaaagatAGAAAAAGGTAGAACTAATAATAAAACGTATGTTTTGCTACAGAAAAACTCACCAAGAAGGAGGAATTTCCTGCTGTCTCCATACAGCTGCCTCAGGTTGATGCAGAACTCGTGGATGGACGCCCCGTTCCTGTACTCGTGTAACAGTGTGGCAAACTGCTGGATCTCCTGAGAGGACAACTTTGTCCTCAGCTGTCACAGAAGATGACAGCAAACAATGCagtgaaaacacagaaattcactaaaacactgaaatgcatgctgggatCATTTACCACCATTTTAAATACTCCAAGGGAATGTAAATAACAATTACCAACTCAAACTCAGTCAGCTAATAATTTGACGCACAGAGAAGTGTAATACAGTCTGGACAACACTATAACGAACACTCACAGTTGTCATGTAGTCTTGAAGCAGTTCAGTGGCCGTTGTACTCAGTTCACTCTCACTGACTGTTTGGGTTTGTGAAGAGGCTGGATTGGAGGAAGGGGAGGGGCAAGACGAGTGCCCCGCCTCCAGAGAGCTCTGGAACACACTGTGATTGCACAAAAACACGGTTGCTCAACTCAATGGACAATATAGCACGTTACATTGCTTGACACAAGTCGAAGCAATACTTACTATTTGCCAGTCTCTGCCTCAAACACTTCTTTGACATCTTTGCTGGAAGAGTCCTCTTTCATTTggcaaaaaacaaatacatattaaaaaacaaacctgctgATGTtgtcacaaaatattttcaagctCAGTCCTATATGGCATATATACGATTCCAGCAAACCACCACACTTTGGTCTGTGGTTTGGGCAAGTACAAATTTACTGGAAACTACCCCAATgattcaaaagaaaaacactgagCTCTTAGCCACTCACCACTACAGATAGAGAGATGTCTGGTGGGGGTTGTGGCTCCGTCAAATATAGCCCTGTCCAGAAAGTCAATGGTAGACTCCGTATAGACGATCTGGAAGACTTGACTGAGGAGTAAGCAAAGCTCTTCTGCTGCCGCCTGCAAAACCAGACTTCAATATTCACACCACTGACATACTTTATTACATCTggtagagctgcacgattctggataaatgGAGAATCccgattcttttgtttcaaatagaaaTTGCGATTCTTTAACGATTCTGAATTATGACCAAGTAATACATAATTTGCTAGAGAAATAGATTATTTAGGCATTTGCTTACTGTAAACCTACAGTAACTATGGTGAGACATTTTAAACCACAAATTCCATAAGTaaactaaagtgttttttctttcttttactttaaatacaaaAGTTTCACTTCCTAGAAAGTATTAATGCATTGAAGTAGCTTGTATATGaaattttctcagtaaaacaaattcataaggtgacattgtattgcatacttcgtatcttcaaagagtatttagtttaatcacatttataaaagatagatacagctttacaattgtttctgaaaacatacatataggggggaggggtagactgaactAAAGCCCATTGTCGACAAAAcgcagacatcagtttcactcaccgcatgagGTTCATGTCCGGCTTCTTTTAgagctgggacggctccatatatcagtttcaaacaatctccaaatacatttacatttacatttagtcatttggcagacgcttttatccaaagcgacttacagtgcacttattacagggacaatccccctggagcaacgtggagtaaagtgtcttgctcaaggacacactggtggtggctgctgggatcgaaccagcaacctttgatttaccagttcagtttTGTTCTCAGGCTGTATTAACTTTATATGTTGGTTGTTGGTTATTTGAGTGAGATTAATTTGGGCTGAGTAGGAGCTTGTAAACGCGTCTCATGCGTGTGAGCTGGCAACTCTCTGCTTTAATCCCAGTACTTGTgtgatcatttgacacagaaataatgatagtgtgtggttgaaaagactgtttgtgacgtcGTTGCATACCTTATGATAATAATGCTTTCTCTGCTTCTGCTTCTGCGGCAGCACCAGCACATATTGAAGCGATATGATTTTAGTCCGAGGTGTAAGTTAATAGACTCACGACAATCGTTGAATTTATTAATGAGATCGTGTGGGTGTTCGAATCGAGATCGCaatcttttaacgattaatcgtgcagctctaacATCTGGGGTAACTGTACATGAGGCAAACTTCAGAGAAGCAGTAGCTTCAACATTCGTAATACAAAAGACCACCGAAAGGAGATCTTCCAAATCAGAATTGAATCAGGAAAACTAGGTCAATACCCAACCCTATAAAAAAGCCTACCTTGTTATCAACGGCCAGCACAAGCAGACAGCAGACCTCCACCAGAACTGCCCCGC is part of the Triplophysa dalaica isolate WHDGS20190420 chromosome 13, ASM1584641v1, whole genome shotgun sequence genome and harbors:
- the ccm2 gene encoding cerebral cavernous malformations protein 2 homolog isoform X1; protein product: MEDDVKKVKKPGIVSPFKRVFLKGEKGRDKKASEKSTERRALHTFSLSLPDHRIDPDILLNDYIEKEVKYLGQLTSVPGYLNPSSRTEVLQLIDNARKTHQLAGQLTSEQDAVVSLSAYNVKLVWRDGEDIILRVPIHDIAAVSYIRDDSLHLVVLKTAQEPGGSPCHSTEMSKSPTLSSLSESGAVLVEVCCLLVLAVDNKAAAEELCLLLSQVFQIVYTESTIDFLDRAIFDGATTPTRHLSICSEDSSSKDVKEVFEAETGKYVFQSSLEAGHSSCPSPSSNPASSQTQTVSESELSTTATELLQDYMTTLRTKLSSQEIQQFATLLHEYRNGASIHEFCINLRQLYGDSRKFLLLGLRPFIPEKDSQHFENFLETIGVKDGRGIITDSFGRYKRTASSASDSTTNGNGAAGGSDEGAAPSEGDEWDRMISDISNDIEALGSSMDQDGLSS
- the ccm2 gene encoding cerebral cavernous malformations protein 2 homolog isoform X2; this encodes METEPGIVSPFKRVFLKGEKGRDKKASEKSTERRALHTFSLSLPDHRIDPDILLNDYIEKEVKYLGQLTSVPGYLNPSSRTEVLQLIDNARKTHQLAGQLTSEQDAVVSLSAYNVKLVWRDGEDIILRVPIHDIAAVSYIRDDSLHLVVLKTAQEPGGSPCHSTEMSKSPTLSSLSESGAVLVEVCCLLVLAVDNKAAAEELCLLLSQVFQIVYTESTIDFLDRAIFDGATTPTRHLSICSEDSSSKDVKEVFEAETGKYVFQSSLEAGHSSCPSPSSNPASSQTQTVSESELSTTATELLQDYMTTLRTKLSSQEIQQFATLLHEYRNGASIHEFCINLRQLYGDSRKFLLLGLRPFIPEKDSQHFENFLETIGVKDGRGIITDSFGRYKRTASSASDSTTNGNGAAGGSDEGAAPSEGDEWDRMISDISNDIEALGSSMDQDGLSS